A single region of the Acinetobacter sp. WCHA45 genome encodes:
- a CDS encoding phosphotransferase family protein, protein MAVIDVGGQVRHGEELDISAVETWLKDQGINLQGQAQVTQYSGGASNWTYRLQYDNADLILRRPPKGTKAKSAHDMEREYNVQKHLAQFYPVLPEMMALCQDESVIGCDFYVMKRIEGIIPRANLPKELQLDEQQVQQLCLNVLDKLIELHQVPYQGTELEQLGKGEGYCRRQVEGWDARYSKALTPNVPDFAFVREWLLEHIPADAKTCVIHNDWRFDNVILDPQQPTKVIGVLDWEMATLGDPLMDLGSALAYWIQEDDDALMKSSRRQPTNLKGMLTRQQVVDYYLEKTGLQPTNWAFYEVFGLFRLAVIAQQIYYRYYHQQTDNPAFKDFWILIHALHIRALKLIAQNNTEARPLIPEYAAKLQDILKR, encoded by the coding sequence ATGGCAGTGATTGATGTGGGTGGTCAGGTTCGGCATGGCGAAGAACTGGATATTTCCGCAGTGGAAACGTGGTTAAAAGACCAAGGTATAAATCTACAAGGACAGGCACAAGTCACCCAATATTCGGGTGGTGCATCGAATTGGACTTATCGCCTGCAATATGACAATGCAGATCTAATTTTACGCCGTCCACCGAAAGGCACCAAAGCCAAATCAGCACATGATATGGAACGTGAATACAATGTGCAGAAGCATCTTGCGCAGTTCTACCCTGTCCTGCCCGAAATGATGGCACTGTGTCAGGACGAGAGCGTAATTGGCTGTGATTTCTATGTGATGAAACGGATTGAAGGCATTATTCCACGTGCCAACCTACCCAAAGAATTACAGTTAGATGAGCAACAGGTACAGCAATTGTGCCTGAATGTTCTAGATAAATTGATCGAGCTGCATCAAGTACCGTATCAAGGTACAGAATTGGAACAACTGGGCAAAGGTGAAGGTTATTGTCGCCGTCAAGTCGAAGGTTGGGATGCACGTTATAGCAAAGCACTCACGCCAAATGTACCTGATTTTGCTTTTGTGCGTGAGTGGTTGTTGGAACATATCCCTGCCGATGCTAAAACTTGCGTGATTCATAATGACTGGCGTTTTGATAATGTCATTTTAGATCCACAACAACCTACAAAAGTGATTGGTGTGCTGGATTGGGAAATGGCAACACTCGGTGATCCATTGATGGATTTGGGCAGCGCCCTTGCCTACTGGATTCAAGAGGATGATGATGCGCTGATGAAATCAAGCCGCCGTCAACCGACCAATTTAAAAGGTATGCTGACACGTCAACAGGTGGTGGATTACTATCTGGAAAAAACAGGTTTGCAACCAACGAATTGGGCCTTTTATGAAGTGTTTGGTTTGTTCCGTTTAGCCGTGATTGCGCAACAGATTTATTATCGTTATTACCATCAGCAAACTGATAATCCCGCCTTTAAGGATTTTTGGATTTTGATTCATGCCTTACATATTCGGGCCTTAAAACTGATTGCGCAAAACAATACTGAAGCACGTCCATTGATTCCTGAATATGCTGCAAAACTACAGGATATTTTAAAACGATGA
- a CDS encoding TerC family protein, with amino-acid sequence METIGNLWLYVVFFGLVTVMLLVDFLGFKQKQNQDVPIKQAAYWSIAWVTVAVLFGGGLWLYLQQTVGLTLANQKTMEYFAGYLLEKSLAIDNVFVWLMIFAAFAIPPALQRKILLYGVLGAIVLRTIFIFIGAWFVQEFSWVLYIFGAFLVYTGFKFLKGQDEETNIEDIKLLKWLRKHMRITPQLEGNKFFVRQNGVLWATPLFLVLILVEASDVIFAVDSIPAIFAVTSDPFIVLTANLMAILGLRAMFFLLAGAATKLHYLPYGLGIILLFIGAKMLLLDVFHMPIWISLSFIVLVLSITAYLSLRHNKKQLQS; translated from the coding sequence ATGGAAACTATCGGTAATCTATGGCTGTATGTCGTATTCTTCGGCCTTGTCACAGTCATGCTTTTGGTCGATTTTTTAGGCTTTAAACAAAAACAAAACCAAGATGTTCCAATCAAGCAAGCCGCTTACTGGAGTATTGCTTGGGTCACTGTAGCAGTGCTATTTGGTGGGGGCTTGTGGCTCTATCTACAGCAAACAGTAGGACTCACCCTTGCGAATCAAAAAACCATGGAATACTTCGCAGGTTATCTACTGGAAAAATCATTAGCAATTGATAACGTCTTCGTTTGGCTGATGATCTTCGCAGCTTTTGCAATTCCACCTGCATTACAACGTAAAATCCTGCTGTACGGCGTACTCGGCGCAATTGTCTTAAGAACCATTTTTATCTTTATTGGGGCTTGGTTCGTACAAGAATTTTCTTGGGTACTTTATATTTTCGGTGCATTCCTTGTTTATACAGGTTTTAAATTCCTGAAAGGTCAAGACGAAGAAACCAATATTGAAGATATTAAATTACTGAAATGGTTACGCAAACACATGCGTATTACCCCTCAACTTGAAGGTAATAAATTTTTCGTCCGTCAAAATGGCGTGTTATGGGCAACACCTTTATTTTTAGTTTTAATCTTAGTTGAAGCATCTGATGTTATTTTCGCGGTTGACTCTATTCCTGCAATTTTCGCTGTAACCAGTGACCCGTTCATTGTATTAACAGCGAACTTAATGGCGATTTTGGGTTTACGTGCAATGTTCTTCCTGTTGGCTGGTGCCGCAACCAAACTGCATTACCTACCGTATGGTTTGGGCATTATCTTACTGTTCATCGGTGCGAAAATGTTATTGCTGGATGTGTTCCACATGCCAATCTGGATTTCATTGAGTTTTATCGTACTGGTACTCAGTATCACCGCTTATCTATCATTACGTCATAATAAAAAGCAGTTGCAATCTTAA
- a CDS encoding acyl-CoA dehydrogenase family protein, which produces MFALSERAQDFIARTKAFIQQEIEPIEKVFWDDVHHLNVDGDWTKWQWPEQLQQLKDKAKAAGLWNMFLPDAELGAGLSVQEYAHIAELTGRSLLAPTVFNCNAPDSGNMEVLWRYGSEAQKQQWLQPLLAGEIRSVFCMTEPAVASSDATNMQATAVIDGDEIVLNGRKWWSSGLGDPNAKVIIFMAYTPDESKDRHHQHSMVLVPIETQGVTIERMLPVFGDYDAPHGHGQVSFDNVRVPVSSFIGGAGQGFEIAQGRLGPGRIHHCMRCIGAAEKALELMIDRGMSRKAFGKELLKLGGNLERVAEARVQIDQARLLTLYAAYKMDTLGNMAALTEISAIKVVAPTVLQNVVDMAIQIHGGEGVSRDTPLTAFFNQARSLRLADGPDEVHKGMIAKLELKKRGYGR; this is translated from the coding sequence ATGTTTGCATTATCTGAGCGCGCACAGGATTTTATTGCACGAACCAAAGCCTTTATCCAACAAGAAATTGAACCGATCGAAAAGGTATTTTGGGATGACGTCCATCATCTCAATGTGGATGGTGACTGGACCAAGTGGCAGTGGCCTGAACAATTACAACAATTGAAAGATAAGGCTAAAGCGGCTGGCTTATGGAATATGTTTTTGCCCGATGCGGAATTGGGTGCTGGTTTATCGGTTCAGGAATATGCGCATATTGCCGAACTGACTGGACGTAGCTTACTTGCACCCACCGTATTTAACTGTAATGCACCTGATAGCGGCAATATGGAAGTGTTATGGCGCTATGGTAGCGAGGCACAAAAACAGCAATGGTTGCAACCTTTGCTTGCAGGGGAAATCCGTTCAGTGTTCTGTATGACTGAACCCGCCGTGGCTTCCAGTGATGCCACTAATATGCAAGCCACGGCAGTGATTGATGGTGATGAAATCGTCCTGAATGGGCGTAAATGGTGGTCATCGGGCTTGGGTGATCCTAATGCCAAAGTGATTATCTTCATGGCTTATACCCCTGACGAGAGCAAAGACCGTCATCATCAACATTCGATGGTCTTAGTACCGATTGAAACGCAAGGCGTGACGATTGAAAGAATGTTGCCTGTGTTTGGTGATTACGATGCGCCGCATGGGCATGGACAGGTCAGTTTTGACAATGTGCGTGTACCCGTCAGCAGCTTTATTGGCGGCGCTGGGCAAGGTTTTGAAATCGCTCAAGGGCGTTTAGGGCCTGGACGAATCCATCATTGTATGCGTTGTATTGGCGCAGCTGAAAAAGCCTTAGAGTTGATGATTGATCGTGGCATGTCCCGTAAAGCATTTGGTAAAGAATTATTAAAGTTGGGTGGGAATTTAGAACGTGTGGCAGAAGCCCGTGTGCAAATCGACCAAGCCCGTTTATTAACGCTGTATGCGGCTTACAAGATGGACACTTTAGGTAATATGGCGGCACTCACCGAAATTTCTGCAATCAAAGTGGTTGCACCAACCGTATTGCAAAATGTGGTGGATATGGCGATTCAGATTCATGGCGGCGAAGGTGTGTCACGTGATACACCACTGACTGCATTTTTTAATCAAGCACGCAGTTTACGTTTAGCTGATGGACCAGACGAAGTACATAAGGGCATGATTGCTAAACTAGAACTCAAAAAACGTGGCTATGGTCGTTGA
- a CDS encoding LysR family transcriptional regulator, translated as MNQIHNTSPLEVAHFHRIDINLYPLFIAIFEQKSISKAAQLLCISQSAVSHALQRLRVQLKDELFVRSGQKMLPTPYAEQIYQPIQMALLSIQKIAMPQQDFRPSMLQSIKIAIHDEIEPIIFPQLVNHFAKQNLNIQFFSSKLDRKNMLADLSAQQIDFVIDLVQPYQAHLQFENLIEDYFVVCTQQTKMNLSLYLSSPHIGVSSRRTGLLLEDIYLNRQQLSRQIFLRCQHYSTALQVLAQHPNAILTIPQSILKHLHYSKDLQIHALPIELPKINMGMYWHEHVKHNPRHQFLRTEILKIFNPGLIC; from the coding sequence ATGAATCAGATTCATAATACTAGCCCATTGGAAGTGGCTCACTTTCATCGTATTGATATTAATTTATATCCGCTGTTTATTGCGATTTTTGAACAAAAGAGCATTTCTAAAGCTGCCCAATTGTTGTGTATCAGCCAATCTGCTGTCAGTCATGCTTTACAACGTTTACGTGTACAACTTAAAGATGAGCTGTTTGTGCGTAGTGGGCAAAAAATGCTGCCTACGCCTTATGCTGAGCAGATTTATCAGCCGATTCAAATGGCTTTATTGAGTATTCAAAAAATCGCTATGCCTCAGCAAGATTTTAGGCCGAGCATGCTACAAAGTATAAAAATCGCGATTCATGATGAAATCGAACCCATTATTTTTCCTCAATTGGTCAATCACTTTGCCAAGCAAAATCTCAATATCCAGTTTTTTAGTTCTAAACTTGATCGTAAAAATATGTTGGCTGATTTGTCAGCACAACAAATCGATTTTGTGATTGACTTAGTACAACCGTATCAAGCTCATTTACAGTTTGAAAACCTGATTGAAGATTATTTTGTGGTCTGCACACAGCAAACTAAAATGAATTTATCTCTGTATTTATCATCACCGCATATTGGTGTGTCATCACGGCGTACGGGGTTATTATTAGAGGATATTTATCTCAATCGGCAACAATTGTCTCGGCAAATTTTTTTACGCTGTCAGCACTATTCGACAGCTTTACAGGTCTTAGCGCAGCACCCAAATGCAATACTGACTATCCCTCAAAGTATTCTAAAACATCTACACTATTCAAAAGATTTACAGATTCATGCACTTCCGATTGAATTACCCAAAATCAATATGGGTATGTATTGGCATGAGCACGTAAAACACAATCCTCGACATCAATTTTTACGCACAGAGATTTTGAAAATTTTTAATCCTGGCCTAATTTGCTGA